GTCTGGGACATCGATGACACGATCTTCGACTACGCGCGCGCCGACACCACCGGCATGCACGCGCACCTCACGGCAGAGGGGCTCCTGGAGCGGTACGAGTCGGCGGAGCGGGCGCTCGACCGGTGGCGGGAGCTCACCGAGCTTCATTGGGCCCGATTCGGCGCCGGGGGGATCACCTTCCAGGAACAGCGCCGCGACCGCGTGCGTGACTTCATGGACGCCCCCGGCCTCTCCGACGACGACGCCGACGCCTGGTTCGAGCGTTACGTCGGTCACTACGAATCGGCCTGGTCCCTGTTCCCCGACACCCTCCCCACCCTCGACGCGCTCGCCGACGGGTACCGCCACGCGGTCCTCTCCAACTCCGCGCTGATCGTCCAGGAGCGCAAACTGACCGCCCTCGGCGTACGCGACCGCTTCGAAGCCGTGCTGTGCGCGGCCGACCTGGGCGTCTCCAAACCCGCCCCCGAGGCGTTCCTCGCGGCCTGCACCCACCTCGGCCTCGCGCCCGCGGAGATCGCCTACGTCGGCGACCAGCCGGAGATCGACGCCAGGGGCGCCAGGGACGCGGGGCTGCTCGGGATCTGGCTCGACCGGAACGGCTCGGCGGGGGACGGCCCGACGGGCGTGCACCGCATCAGGGCCCTCTCCGAGCTCCCCGCGCTGCTGCGGGCGGATACCCGTTTTGGAGCGCCGTCCACCTTCGGGTAATGTTCTTCCTGCGCCGCCCGAGAGGGCCGAAAGGTCCGGCCGGGAAGCGTAAGTCAAACAAAACCCCGTCAAGGGGTGGCGCTTTGATGGCCTATGGTGTAATTGGCAGCACGACGGTTTCTGGTTCCGTTAGTCTAGGTTCGAGTCCTGGTAGGCCAGCTCGCAGAGCTCATCTGCAATCTGTGGATCTCATCCACAAGGCCCCCGTTGTGTAGCGGCCTAGCACGCCGCCCT
The sequence above is a segment of the Streptomyces sp. Je 1-369 genome. Coding sequences within it:
- a CDS encoding HAD family hydrolase; this translates as MPIKAVVWDIDDTIFDYARADTTGMHAHLTAEGLLERYESAERALDRWRELTELHWARFGAGGITFQEQRRDRVRDFMDAPGLSDDDADAWFERYVGHYESAWSLFPDTLPTLDALADGYRHAVLSNSALIVQERKLTALGVRDRFEAVLCAADLGVSKPAPEAFLAACTHLGLAPAEIAYVGDQPEIDARGARDAGLLGIWLDRNGSAGDGPTGVHRIRALSELPALLRADTRFGAPSTFG